A single region of the Cucumis melo cultivar AY chromosome 3, USDA_Cmelo_AY_1.0, whole genome shotgun sequence genome encodes:
- the LOC103501301 gene encoding protein LIKE COV 2 isoform X1 translates to MVDNRESSAPMIDSDPDEDTPKSPPSSPSSSTRKACYAVLQSWVSKKFMTGCVVLFPVAITFFITWWFVQFVDSFFSPLYARLGIHIFGLGFVSSLIFIFFIGLFASSWMGATVFWLGEWFIKKMPFVKHIYSASKQISAAISPDQSTTAFKEVAIIRHPRIGEYAIGFITSSVVLQINGYEELCSVYVPTNHLYIGDVFLIKSEDIIRPNLSIREAIEIIVSVGMTMPQEISPVERKRIPHQNDMIPFNRMASI, encoded by the exons ATGGTTGATAACAGAGAATCTTCGGCTCCGATGATCGATTCTGATCCCGACGAGGATACTCCCAAGTCCCCTCCATCTTCTCCCAGTTCATCCACTCGCAAG GCTTGCTATGCTGTTCTCCAAAGTTGGGTCTCAAAGAAGTTCATGACTGGATG TGTGGTTCTGTTTCCTGTTGCCATTACATTCTTCATCACATGGTGGTTTGTCCAGTTTGTCGATAGCTTCTTCAGCCCGTTATATGCCAGGCTTGGCATACACATATTTG GTCTTGGATTTGTTTCATCTttgatatttatattttttattggtCTATTTGCTTCATCATGGATGGGTGCCACTGTGTTTTGGCTAGGAGAGTGGTTTATAAAAAAGATGCCCTTTGTAAAGCACATTTATTCAGCTTCAAAACAAATTAGTGCAGCTATTTCTCCAG ACCAAAGTACCACAGCATTCAAGGAAGTGGCCATAATACGGCATCCAAGAATTGGTGAATATGCAATTGGCTTTATTACCTCATCCGTTGTTCTTCAG ATCAACGGATATGAAGAGTTATGCAGTGTTTATGTTCCCACAAATCATCTTTACATCGGTGACGTTTTTCTTATAAAATCTGAAGACATCATACGACCAAATTTATCTATCCGAGAAGCCATAG AAATCATAGTTTCGGTAGGGATGACGATGCCGCAGGAAATTTCTCCTGTTGAAAGAAAAAGGATTCCACATCAAAATGATATGATCCCGTTCAATAGAATGGCTTCCATTTGA
- the LOC103501301 gene encoding protein LIKE COV 2 isoform X2, whose translation MTGCVVLFPVAITFFITWWFVQFVDSFFSPLYARLGIHIFGLGFVSSLIFIFFIGLFASSWMGATVFWLGEWFIKKMPFVKHIYSASKQISAAISPDQSTTAFKEVAIIRHPRIGEYAIGFITSSVVLQINGYEELCSVYVPTNHLYIGDVFLIKSEDIIRPNLSIREAIEIIVSVGMTMPQEISPVERKRIPHQNDMIPFNRMASI comes from the exons ATGACTGGATG TGTGGTTCTGTTTCCTGTTGCCATTACATTCTTCATCACATGGTGGTTTGTCCAGTTTGTCGATAGCTTCTTCAGCCCGTTATATGCCAGGCTTGGCATACACATATTTG GTCTTGGATTTGTTTCATCTttgatatttatattttttattggtCTATTTGCTTCATCATGGATGGGTGCCACTGTGTTTTGGCTAGGAGAGTGGTTTATAAAAAAGATGCCCTTTGTAAAGCACATTTATTCAGCTTCAAAACAAATTAGTGCAGCTATTTCTCCAG ACCAAAGTACCACAGCATTCAAGGAAGTGGCCATAATACGGCATCCAAGAATTGGTGAATATGCAATTGGCTTTATTACCTCATCCGTTGTTCTTCAG ATCAACGGATATGAAGAGTTATGCAGTGTTTATGTTCCCACAAATCATCTTTACATCGGTGACGTTTTTCTTATAAAATCTGAAGACATCATACGACCAAATTTATCTATCCGAGAAGCCATAG AAATCATAGTTTCGGTAGGGATGACGATGCCGCAGGAAATTTCTCCTGTTGAAAGAAAAAGGATTCCACATCAAAATGATATGATCCCGTTCAATAGAATGGCTTCCATTTGA